AGATTAGGTTTGGCAATTGAACAACCAAAAGAAGTTAATAAAAATGTTACCTCAAATAACAGCGAAAAAGATCAACAACAAATCTTTCAAAAGCAAATTCAGGAACAATTACAGAAACAAGGTGCAAAACAAAAATAGATGAAAATATTAGTATTATCAGATATCCATGATCATATCCGAAATTTAAGATCTACCCTTGCAGATCACAATGATTTAGACGCTATGATTTTTTTAGGAGATTTATGTTCTCCATTCACGTTAGGTTTAATGATGGATAGTTTTCAGAAGAAACCAATTCATTTAGTGTTAGGTAACAATGATGGTGATTCTTTTAGAATTACGGCGAAGGCTCATCAAACTCAATTTGATGTACATATTCACGGTGAATTTGCTGAGTTAGTTGAATACAATGGAAAGCTAGTTAAAAGAGTTGATTTCGAGAATTTATTTGGAGATTATGAAAAACGTGACGTTGGAGGCTTAAGAATAGCAATGCATCATTTTGATAATATAGCAGAAATTCTAGCTCGATCCTCTGTTTATGATATTGTTTTTTATGGACATAATCACATTTACAATATTGAAAGAAAAGAGAACACAATACTTGCAAATCCAGGCACAGTTATGGGTTATGATCCTTCAAAAAAAAGAGATATTCCAGCAACTTATATTGTGTTAGATACAATAACAAATACTCTTACTAGCTACTTACCAGAGCTTGTCAAGCCTTTCGAAGTGGTTAAAATTAACTAATTGTTTGTATGTATTTATTATTTCAATTAATAAAAATACATAGCTTAAAATAAAGAAGCTCATTTGAATCAATTCAAATGAGCTTCTTAAATCTACATAAAATAATTAATCTATTAATACATGTCTCCCATTCCACCACCATGGTTATGCGGAGCAGCTGGCTCTTCTTTCTCTTTTTTCTCAACTACTGTTGCTTCAGTAGTAATTAATAGTGCTGAAACTGACGCTGCATTTTCAAGCGCTACTCTTGAAACTTTAGTTGGATCTATAACTCCCTTTTCAATCATATTACAATATTCATCATTGTAAGCATTATATCCAAAATCACCTGTTCCATCTTTTACTTTTGCAACAATAACTGAACCTTCTAATCCAGCATTTGAAACAATCTGTCGAATAGGTTCTTCTATAGCACGACGAATAATAGAAATCCCTATATTTTGATCTGCATTTTCACCTTTCAAACCATCAAGTTTAGAAACTGCACGTAAGTATGCAACTCCACCACCTGGTACAATTCCTTCTTCAATCGCAGCACGAGTAGCATGAAGAGCATCTTCAACACGAGCTTTTTTCTCTTTCATCTCAACTTCAGTTGCTGCACCAATTTTAATTACTGCAACTCCACCAGATAATTTTGCAAGTCGTTCTTGCAATTTTTCACGGTCATAATCAGAAGTTGTTTTTTCTATTTGAGATTTAATCTCATTAATTCTTTTCTTAATTTCATCACTTGTTCCAGCTCCTTCAATAATTGTTGTATTATCTTTATCAACACTAATTTTTTTAGCAGTTCCAAGATATTCAACTGTAGCAGTTTCAAGTTTGTATCCTTTTTCTTCACTTATAACAGTACCACCAGTTAAAATAGCAATATCTTCTAACATAGCTTTTCTGCGGTCTCCAAAGCCAGGTGCTTTTACTGCACATACTCGTAAAGTGCCACGAAGTTTGTTAACAACTAAAGTTGCTAATGCTTCTCCTTCTAAATCTTCAGAAATAATTAATAAAGTTTTTCCAGCTTGAGCAACTTTTTCTAAAATTGGAAGAAGATCTTTCATTGCTGAGATTTTCTTATCATGAATTAAAATAAATGGAGTTTCTAAAATTACCTCCATTGTGTCAGCATCAGTTACAAAATATGGTGATAAATAACCACGGTCAAACTGCATACCTTCAACAACATCTAAAACCGTTTCAGTTCCACGAGCTTCCTCTACTGTTATTACACCATCTTTACCAACTTTGTCCATTGCATCTGCTAATAATGTTCCGATTGATGAATCATTGTTTGCAGAAATTGTGCCTACTTGAGCAATTTCTTTTTTACCTTGAACCTCACGGCTAATTTCTTTCAAACCAATCACTATTTGAGTTACAGCTAAGTCAATACCTCTTTTTAAGTCCATTGGATTTGCTCCAGCTGTAACGTTCTTTAATCCTTCTCTAATAATTGCTTGAGCAAGTACTGTTGCTGTTGTTGTTCCATCTCCAGCTACATCACTAGTTTTTGATGCAACTTCACGAACCATTTGAGCTCCCATGTTTTCAATTGCATCTTCAAGTTCTATTTCTTTTGCAACTGTAACACCATCTTTAGTTATAAGTGGTGCGCCAAATTTCTTCTCAATAACTACGTTACGTCCTTTAGGACCTAAAGTTACTTTTACTGCGTTAGCTAATTGATCAACTCCACGCTTCATTGCTGCACGTGCGTCAGTATCAAATGTTATTATTTTAGATGCCATTTTATTTTGTTAAATTAATTTTTAAAGTTTTGAAAATGAAAAGCTGTTTTTAGCTGTTGATTTTATTAAATTTATATTGAATAAATTGTTATATAAATTCAATATCTTACTTGATATTTGATAGAATGCAGTTTTCAAAGTTTTTATTAACCAATAATTGCAAATACATCGCTTTCACGCATAATTAGGTAATCTGAACCTTCAACTGAAATTTCTGTTCCGGAATATTTTCCATAAAGTACGGTATCTCCAGCTTTAACTACTAAAGGTGTAACTTTACCTTCGTCGTTAACTTTACCAGTTCCAATAGCAACAACTTCACCACGTTGTGGCTTTTCTTTTGCTGTATCTGGAATAATAAGACCTGAGGAAGTCATCTCTTCAGCTGGTGCTGGCTTGATAATAATTCTGTCGTGAAGTGGTTTTAAATTCATTTTTGTAATTAAATATAGTTAAAGTAAAATTTATAAGTTTGTTTGGAGCTAAAACGATTCAGTTTAAAAATTATTGGCACTCTTTAAATTAGAGTGCTAATTTTTTTGAGGCACGAATATACAAAAAATAATAAATATTAAAAAAAGGAATTGAGAATTTATGTTTAATTGAGTAATTTAAATCCAGAAATTGATATAAAAGTGCTTTCTTGAATTGAAAATTTTTTAAATAATAAGATGATTCATATTAGAAATAAATCTAAATATGATTAAATTGATAATAATTATTTAAAAGTGAGCTAATAGAAGTTAAATTGAATAATAAATTATAAAAAAAATTGAATTATTAAATTATTCAAAAGTTAAGGTTGATTTAAAATACTTTAAACATAAATAAAAGTTTGGAAGTTAAAACTCAATAAATTAACTTATTTTTGCACATAATATGTATTCAGTTTCAAGAAAAATATTGGTGGGTATATTTGTTATTTGGGCTTGCTCATTTTTTCAAATAGGTGTAATAATAAATTATTATACAAGTTTAATACCTTTAAAAGTTTTTCCAAGTTTTGAACTTTGGAGGCTAGTTACTTTCCCATTAAAGTTTGAAGTATTTGGTTTTTTTATAGGCATAATTTGTTTTTCATTACCATCTGAAGAGCTTGAAGTTTTTCTTGGTAAAAAGAGATTTACTCTCCTTATAATTTCCATTACTCTTATTACTGCAATGCTAAATATGATACTCTTTTACAGGAGTAGTAATATGTTTGGAGCATTAGGAAATGTATCTATGTTCGTACTTGTAGGCTTTGTTTACTTATTCCCAAACAGCGAACTTCGTTTTTTTGTGTTCAGTTTTAAGAGTAAATTTCTTTTATATTTTGCAACAGGAATTGTTGTAATCATATCTGCTTATCTAGCCATTTACGATAAATTAATTCTACCATTCCTTGCTGAAAGTATATATGGGATTATTCTTGGTGGAGTCTATTTCCATGTTAGATATCAGAAGTATTCTCTTTTCTTAGGTCCAATCAGAAAAGTTGAAGAATTTGTTGATGGCAATCACATAGATGTGTTGTCAAGCTTACCAGTGCTTAATAACAATGTACAAACAAAAGTTCAGAATGCAAGACCAAAACTTATTCAACATATATTTATACAAACAATTCAAACTAATGAGGAAATTTTGAACGAGTTGTTAGAAAAAATTCATGAACATGGAATTGATAACTTAACTAAAGAAGAGAAAAATTTCTTAAATGATTATTCAAAAAAAATATAATATAAATGTCTAAAATCGAATTTATAGATTCTGAAATAATTCCAAAATTAATTGAAAAATTTCCTGAAATAGAATTTCAAAAAATAATTTTTAGAGAAGAGACATCTATTACAATTCCCAAGGAAGGGTTGCATACAGTAATTTCTTTTTTAAAAAGTGAGTTGGGTTTTGATATATTAAAAGATATATACTGTGTTGATTGGTATAAAAAAAATCCAAGATTTGAGGTAGGTTATAATTTATTTTCTTTAAAAGATAATCTTAGGCTTAGAATCAAAACAACATGTACTGAAGATTCACCAAGAGTAGATTCAATTTGTAATTTATATACTGCAGCAAATTGGTATGAACGTGAAGCATTCGATATGCATGGAATATATTTTAGCCATCATCCAGATTTAAGGAGAATGTATATGCCAGATGATTTTAACAATCCTTCAACAGGAGAACCTTTGTATCCTTTAAGAAAAGATTTTCCAGTAATGGGAATTCCTGGTTCATTGCCTTTGCCACAACG
Above is a window of Chlorobiota bacterium DNA encoding:
- the groL gene encoding chaperonin GroEL (60 kDa chaperone family; promotes refolding of misfolded polypeptides especially under stressful conditions; forms two stacked rings of heptamers to form a barrel-shaped 14mer; ends can be capped by GroES; misfolded proteins enter the barrel where they are refolded when GroES binds) → MASKIITFDTDARAAMKRGVDQLANAVKVTLGPKGRNVVIEKKFGAPLITKDGVTVAKEIELEDAIENMGAQMVREVASKTSDVAGDGTTTATVLAQAIIREGLKNVTAGANPMDLKRGIDLAVTQIVIGLKEISREVQGKKEIAQVGTISANNDSSIGTLLADAMDKVGKDGVITVEEARGTETVLDVVEGMQFDRGYLSPYFVTDADTMEVILETPFILIHDKKISAMKDLLPILEKVAQAGKTLLIISEDLEGEALATLVVNKLRGTLRVCAVKAPGFGDRRKAMLEDIAILTGGTVISEEKGYKLETATVEYLGTAKKISVDKDNTTIIEGAGTSDEIKKRINEIKSQIEKTTSDYDREKLQERLAKLSGGVAVIKIGAATEVEMKEKKARVEDALHATRAAIEEGIVPGGGVAYLRAVSKLDGLKGENADQNIGISIIRRAIEEPIRQIVSNAGLEGSVIVAKVKDGTGDFGYNAYNDEYCNMIEKGVIDPTKVSRVALENAASVSALLITTEATVVEKKEKEEPAAPHNHGGGMGDMY
- a CDS encoding metallophosphoesterase family protein gives rise to the protein MKILVLSDIHDHIRNLRSTLADHNDLDAMIFLGDLCSPFTLGLMMDSFQKKPIHLVLGNNDGDSFRITAKAHQTQFDVHIHGEFAELVEYNGKLVKRVDFENLFGDYEKRDVGGLRIAMHHFDNIAEILARSSVYDIVFYGHNHIYNIERKENTILANPGTVMGYDPSKKRDIPATYIVLDTITNTLTSYLPELVKPFEVVKIN
- the groES gene encoding co-chaperone GroES, encoding MNLKPLHDRIIIKPAPAEEMTSSGLIIPDTAKEKPQRGEVVAIGTGKVNDEGKVTPLVVKAGDTVLYGKYSGTEISVEGSDYLIMRESDVFAIIG
- a CDS encoding NADH-quinone oxidoreductase subunit C, with amino-acid sequence MSKIEFIDSEIIPKLIEKFPEIEFQKIIFREETSITIPKEGLHTVISFLKSELGFDILKDIYCVDWYKKNPRFEVGYNLFSLKDNLRLRIKTTCTEDSPRVDSICNLYTAANWYEREAFDMHGIYFSHHPDLRRMYMPDDFNNPSTGEPLYPLRKDFPVMGIPGSLPLPQRD